The window TCTGACTCTTTTTCATAATgtgataaaataaaaccaaaccaggttctttaatctttaataggAGTAATCGTTTGTTGCAAGTGTGCGAAAGAAAACTCACTCTATTAAGAACATctgaaaaagaaatttaaaagtagCCACTTCACTTCATTGtccaatattattattttcatcttagATTCTCCAACTGACGCGGCATGCCTAAATaaccctttcaaaaaaaaagtaatcttCTTGAGTTTTCGGGTTGGATGATGACCACTGCATTCCCACACCACTAACACTATTTCTTGCTGCCATCATTTCATTGATTGAAAGCCTTTTCTTGAGTTCAGGCCTTTGCTTTGGAGCACTGTGAGACCTTAGTTTGGCCTTAGAAGAGTGAGTATTAGCCATGTAGTTAGGGAAATTGGAGCAATTCCTGAAGAAGGTTTCTCCACAAACACTCTTCACTGGAGTACCTGGTAGCATACATTTTTGTAAACGAGGCGTGTTGTGTGTTGTGGAGAACTTGTTATTACCTTCATCAACGTTGAAGAGCCATTCAAACTCTTGAGGGTGTTGCCTCTCATGAAGTGAGATTCGACCTTGAACTGGACAACCAAGAGAGGATGACATTGCTTCATAGTTCAAGTCTTCTCCACATTCTGACATTGCAGTGTTAATGCTCCTACTTCTTGAATGTGGCATGTGAGTGTCAACCTCAACAACTTTTTGACTCCCATCAAATCTATTAAAGGGTGCCTTACAGCATATAGGTACCCTTCTATTGGGTAATTGATAATTTCTTGCTTCATCAAACCGTTGCtacaagagaaaaaatattaacataaaaaatatgactAATGTTGATGGATAAGAGAGTCATTTTGTAATGAAGGATGGAAGTAGAACAAGTTTCTACCACGTGTTTTCTGGAAGGAGTTTGAGGATGAAATCTATTCTCCTTGTCCATGGAACGACGAGCTCGCGCGGATCGAGCTACAGCTTGAGCTCTGATCATAGCTTGCACACTGTGAAGAGTTGCTGCAACCCTTTTTCGAACTAGATACCCTCTAACAAGAGCTTGTATCTTAACCAATCCTTTGAGTGCTCTAAGAGCCTTACGCGCCTGAATgcaacaaattataataaagatTGAATTGAAGTGCTGATAGAACATACTAAAAGCCAAAGCGTAACAAAACATTTGCATCATACATTATAACACTGAAGAGGTAGTAGGTGTTGAAATTATCAGCCTTAAGCAAATgagttgaaaattttaaattattaaaaacattagGTGAAAATGAGGAAGGAATTGACAGCGGTCCATAAATGAAAAAGGCACTGTTTCATTAATGATGTAAAAAAAGTGCTTTGGAGTAAGAATCAAGCAAATCACATCTTGTACTAGAACAATGCAATTCAGCAAATGGAATTTGTGTAAACAGACATCATCATATAAGGAGggtaaaaacaaaaatgcagTATTAAAACCAATTAGATTTGAACTTCCTTAGGAGACAAAATGGTGACATACCAAATAACCTCTAAAAAAGGATTGAATCAACACAGCAGCCCAGCCCTGCATGCTTCCAATAAGCAAGGTGCCTCTGTCACAGCTTTTTGATCTCACAACAGCCACATCAATGGAGTGCTTGTTCTTCACATTCTCTTTTTGGGCAACAAAGGATCTGAACCTAGTACGGTCAAAGGTGGTAACACTGGTTGGAGTAAAGTGACTCACTTCATCCTTCTCCGATCGTTTCTTTTCCCTCTTGTCAAGATCCAATGAGCCTGAATAGCCACAGTAatccttctctttcttctttcccAACAACCCCTTCAACCACCTTGTAGCTTTGCCCATAATTTCCCTCTCACTAAACTAActggagtgaaaaaaaaaatgccaaatttaaactaaaatgtGAACAAAGTCAAATGAATTTCCCTCTGGGTGTTGAGAGAAGGAACATGTAATGTAGGTGAACAAGTGTAGTAGCAGAATGAATACAAGTGGTGCTCACTGCAATGTGACACCCGGAACTGATGAAATTTTGAGTTTAAAATAGTGAAGTGCAAAAGGGTgaaattcagtgcaagaaagcATCCAAAAAAATCTAGCAGAATGTATGCTACAGGTTGCAAACAAAGAAGTGATGAGAGTAAGTTTTGGAGGAATAGATTAATAATACTATATCATCATAATAACCAGCATCaaacctttttaaaacaaataaatgaaagaggatagagatgtgtattttttttagaacaaaCCTCTGACACACATGAAGATGAGAGACAAGAATTAGAGACAAAGAAGGAAAGGTTAAATTGTATAcgaaaaaaagtaataataataactggGAAAAGCCTAACAAAGTCAtaaattcaaaagaaagaaagagcgtCTAATTATCTCTTCCACTCACTCACTCCAATAATGGTCACTATTAACCTACAATAGACACTGCCACTGCCAATTAAATTCCCAGTTGCTTGTATTTTCCTACTACCACTGAAAAGTTTT of the Glycine max cultivar Williams 82 chromosome 13, Glycine_max_v4.0, whole genome shotgun sequence genome contains:
- the IQD49 gene encoding protein IQ-DOMAIN 14, which translates into the protein MGKATRWLKGLLGKKKEKDYCGYSGSLDLDKREKKRSEKDEVSHFTPTSVTTFDRTRFRSFVAQKENVKNKHSIDVAVVRSKSCDRGTLLIGSMQGWAAVLIQSFFRGYLARKALRALKGLVKIQALVRGYLVRKRVAATLHSVQAMIRAQAVARSARARRSMDKENRFHPQTPSRKHVQRFDEARNYQLPNRRVPICCKAPFNRFDGSQKVVEVDTHMPHSRSRSINTAMSECGEDLNYEAMSSSLGCPVQGRISLHERQHPQEFEWLFNVDEGNNKFSTTHNTPRLQKCMLPGTPVKSVCGETFFRNCSNFPNYMANTHSSKAKLRSHSAPKQRPELKKRLSINEMMAARNSVSGVGMQWSSSNPKTQEDYFFFERVI